From Panthera tigris isolate Pti1 chromosome B4, P.tigris_Pti1_mat1.1, whole genome shotgun sequence:
GATATAAACAATgtctgaacaaaatgaaagacatatTCTTATTGGGATGGTATTCTTATTGGGATGACTTAATATCATTAACATGTCTATTATccccaaactattttttaaatttgatgccGGTTCAGTTGTAATcccaaaattgtatttctttgaagTTGGATAAAGGATATATAATAGAATGAGAAGGAATAATATCGGGGGGAGGGTGATACTGAAGAAACATTATCTTGCCAAAtatcaatataatattttaaaaagagataaatagaacatcattaaaataaaaacccataaaTTTACCTCAGATTTTAATGTGTGACTCAATTGCTATTTTAGTTCAGTTGAAAAAGAATGAGTCATTTATTAATGTTGCTGTCACAAGTTGTTATCCATCATATCCTAATGTAGTTAGACATCTATTTCACACCAAACACAAACATGAATTTCAAATGATTACagacttaaatgaaaaatataaaaaattacagtCTAAGAAGGACATCTAGGAAACCATTTTTAAGAGGTAGATCTTTACCTAGATGGGTAAAGAGActtaatgtttaaagaaaacaaattatgtatgaatatataagaACTAAAAACTTTGGCATGGGAAAggataccataaaaaaaaaaaaaagacaaaagcaaataaCAGAGCTGAAAAGACACTTGCTGcatagaaaacaaatggttaatgtACCTGAAGTGTGAAATGCtctaaaacattaataaaaacagcaaacaatCCAAAAGTAAAATGGGCTATGGATATGATCTTCACAAAAGATCAAATGCAAATTGTCGACtaatatgtgaaaagatgttaATATTGCCTAGTAATCAGAAGAAtgcacagtgaaataaaaatatcattatataataaactATAACACATTGCAGGCTCAGTAGGGCTTAAAGGGCACTCTTACTTTGCTGGTAGAGATGTGGAGTATACCTGGTAAACAATTTGGCAACATCAATTAAAatgagatatacatatacactttACAATTCTATCTCTGGGAATTAatcccagataaataaaaacattaaatttcatGTTAACCACTACAAAAATGTAGTGgttaaaaaatggaagcaaagttgcttccatattttggctaagCAATATacgtcagactgagaaagacaaatatcatatgatttcactcatacatgaaatctaaaaaccaaaacaagtgaataaaaaaataaacaaaaagcagaatcagacctgtaaataaagaagaattgatggttgccagaggggagggagtcagGAGATGGGCAAAAGGGGTGAAGAGgaatgggagatacagacttccaatTATGAAaggaataaatcacaggaataaaaggcacagcataaggaatatgtcaatgatattgtaatagtgttgtatggtgacaggtggcagctacacttgtggtgagcacagcataaggtatagagaagctgaatcactatgttgcacacttgaaactaatgtagcatcatatgtcaactatactcaaatttaaaaaaaaattttaatggaagcAAAGTGAGCCCATATGTAGGAGAATGGTTTGAGAAACTGACACATTGATAAGATGGAATTTAATGCTGACACGAAAAAATGAATTAGAGTTATGCCATTTGATATGTAGTAAGTTTTGTAAATTATTAATGCGAAAAGACAAATGTGTATCATAttatacatactttttaaaacagagatggaaaacttctctatatataaatatgtgaacAGAATATGTGTACAGAAATTTGAACATGATTATATAAGccaaagaaaactaagaaagatATATATTCTGTGGCTAACACGGATTACCTTGAGTGGAGAATAAATAGGAAAAGATGTTGAAAGGATGgcaagccaaaaataaaaacaaaaaatcaccaagaaaaaaattgtatgatACGATCCATTCAGGTATTTGTGTAAGATGAagtctaaataaattaatattattcaaaaaataaCACTACACAGAAATTAAACATACACTCCttagttaagagaaaaaaaaattcattccaaaAATGTTCCCTAGATTATTGGAGATAAAAACTCATCTATTACTATAGATGAATTTCTTCTGTGtgtaattttttccttctctgattctGATTTCACCTCTCAGGCCATGTTGATTTGAATTCTAGGCCTCAACAGAAGCATCATGGAAGAATATATAAGATAGGAGGAGTTACTAGCTTTCTTCCTTTAGGAAGACATCGCAGCTTTAGAGAGATTGGAGGTTCACAGTTTTCCAGGTCCTCCAAATTCTTCACGATGTCATTATTCCAATTTTTGAGATGATACAATTCCTTGATAAACATCCAATTCTCCCATAAGTAACCTAGTGTGATAGTGAATTCACTGAATCAATCTCTGAGTTATTTTGTATAGCCTCTGCTCTATgtctataaaatgaaagatatCCCCTGAAGTTCATTCTGTACCTTAAGGtcaaaaatcaagaaatgaaataattatcttGACAGCAGAAGACCTGTGGTCTTGGCATTCCTCCTTCTCTTGGACTTGCTTAATTTTAGCACTTCCTCCTTATTCAGAGGTTTAGCACAATCTCCACAGTCTCAGGCAATCATGGGTCTTAAGAGTGGCAATTACATATcatgagaagaaaaaatgaaaggacaaCTCACTTCATTGTGCACATCTTAGCACAATAACTAATTCTACATATCCTCACTTCCCTGAGGGTTGTTGTCTACAAATCAATCTCCATTCCAATTTCAaaactagttttctttctttgaaagaaacaaaaactgactgTGGATAACCTgatgaaaggcagaaaaagaagttttggaaaaaacaaagaaggatgattcacaaaatagaagaggaagggtATCATaataatcattttcttctttcaaattttaaCCAAATATCTAATTCTAAACACTTTGCATTTCACTAAAGTTCAGTTGATTTAATCTTGCCTTTGAAACCGGTGTGAGTTACCATTCTTTGGTTATAAGCAATTGAATCTGGTAGTAAATAATTGTGAAAAGGATCAGTGAGTCTTATAGACCGAATGGAAGGGGCAGTCAGCGACTGAGAATATGGACTCTGTTCAAGCTACAGAGTTTAAATTCCAGCTCCACCATTTCCTTGCTATGAATCCCTCAACAGGTGAATATCTTCATTTCCTCACTGGTaaaggaaaactaaataaaactatCTCATACCTGTTGAGATGATTAAGTAGGATAATAAAGGTAAGGTAATATaggtaatatatattaattttctattgctgctaataacaaattatcacaaacttagtatcttaaaatgacagaaatatattatctcacagttctggtcAGAATCTCAATGCGCTCAACTGATTCCACTGGTCACACAAGGCCAAAATCAAGCCAACAGACATTACCTGAAGGATCTGGAGGAGACATCATTCAGTTTGTTGGCAGAAGTCAATTCTATGAATTCCATGAAATGAGGTTCCTATTTCTTTGCTGGCTCTTGGCTGGtagttgttctcagtttttagaagCCACATACAATCTCTGGCTCATAGCCTGCATCCATGAGTAAAGCCAGCAATGCTAGGCTGAGTTTATCTTATGCTTATATTATCTCTGACCTTCCCTTCTGCTGCATTGTTCCTGCCTACAGCTGGAGAAGCTTCCCTGCTTTTAAGGATTCATGTGATTAGACTGAGCCTACCTGCATAATCCAAGATACCCTCCCTATTTTAAAGTCCATAACTTTATACATCTGTCcaatcccttttgccatataacatATTAAtagtttccagggattaggagGATCTCTTTGGGGGACTAGTCTGCCTATCACAGGAACTTAGCACACTTCTTGGCTTGAGTTAAGAAATGTAACaaattagggggcgcctgggtggttcagttggttaaacatctgactcttgatttcaggtcatgatctcacggttcacgggatcaagctccacatgctgagagcatggagccagcttgggattctctctctctctctctctctctctctctctgcccctcccacactcacaaatgctctgctctctctcacaaaataaataaataaactaaaaaaaaaagaaagaaatgtaatgaatTAGCTATTGTCactatatttgtttaaaatatgacTTCAGGAAGGACAACTGCTAAGGGAGCCAGATTTCATGGACTCTTTAGGCACTATAGTCAGATCGACTCTTCCAAATGCTGtcttttcttgttgtttattCCTGCTAAGTACTTGAACTTCCTAGAGTTAGATTCTAAATAACTTCACTTGGGTCTTGATTTTACTCCTTGCCTCAATGCACTGTCAGGAGAAAGGGGTAGAAAAGTTAGCCTATTCTAGATTATAGGATCACCCCACTTTACAGACCCATATCAATTTGAGAAAACTAGTCTTCCTGAGGATTTGGGTGTAATCATTTGAAGAAGTGTGAAAGAGTAATGATTAACCAATAGCAATAGATGTccacatagaaatgaaaaataaatcaacatttttataaaatgacccCTCAAAAAGAAGACTgattcatttctcctttcctgaaTAAGACTGAACCTGAGTCATCCTGAGATAACAGTTTTCTGTCCTCTTCACAAGCATTTTCAAGGAAATAAATACCACTGTATTCCCTATAGCATCTAGCATCATGGACAATCAAGAAATCCTCCTTAAAATCCATTATCTGATCATGTAGCATAATAATTCAGTCTCCCTTCAGTCATAATCTTCTGTCTACTACAtgagagaatgaaaatattttctgaacattCTTCCCATAGCTGCCTTCACCTCTTTGTTCTGTAGGCTGTAGACAAGGGGGTTCAGCATGGGAGTGACCACGCTGTACTGCAAGGAGAGCATCATCGCCAGATGGGAGCCTGAAGTTGGCAAGAGATAGCTGAGGAAACCTGAGCCATAGAACAAGATCACAGTAGTGAGGTGAGAAGAGCAAGTAGAGAAGGCCTTGCTTCTGCCTGAGGTGGAGCTGATGCTCAGGATGGTGGAGACAATGCGAACATAGGAAAAAACAATCATAATGAAGGTTCCAAAGAAATGCAAGACAGAGGAGCACAGCAGGAGTGTGAAGTTGGTCGAGGTATCAGAAcaagacagagggaagagagaagacagcTCACAGCTGAAGTGGGGAAGAGTCTGGTCCTCGCAATAGTCTAAATTGACAGCCAAGAGGATATTAATGAGAGCATCAACAAAGGCCAGGCCCCAGGAACCCCACACCATCCCAACACAGAGCTGGTTGCTCATCACCTGGCCATAGAGCAGAGGGGAGCTGATGGCtacatagcggtcataggccatcacagCCAGCAGACAGGCCTCCGTGCCCCCGGTGGCAAATACAAAGAAGGCCTGAGCCAGGCAGCTCTCTACAAAGATGGTTTTACTTTCAGAAAGTAGATTCTCCAGCATCTTGGGGACTGTGACAGATGAGTGGCAGAGGTCCAGGAAGGACAGTTGTCTCAAAAAGAAGTACATGGGCATGTGGAGGTGAGAATCAGCCCTAATCACCAGCAGCATCAAGAAATTTCCCATCAGAGTTAAGAGATAAATCAGAAAGAACAGCACAAAGAGTATGGCCTGAATACTGGGGTCAATAGATAGTCCAAGGAGAATGAACTCACTGATAGCACTGTAGTTTTTCATTGCCATATACAGAAGTGTTCTCTCTGGAA
This genomic window contains:
- the LOC102958568 gene encoding olfactory receptor 8S1-like; translated protein: MLTSRAEESYYLLDLKILLPQNSVLPTENSERTLLYMAMKNYSAISEFILLGLSIDPSIQAILFVLFFLIYLLTLMGNFLMLLVIRADSHLHMPMYFFLRQLSFLDLCHSSVTVPKMLENLLSESKTIFVESCLAQAFFVFATGGTEACLLAVMAYDRYVAISSPLLYGQVMSNQLCVGMVWGSWGLAFVDALINILLAVNLDYCEDQTLPHFSCELSSLFPLSCSDTSTNFTLLLCSSVLHFFGTFIMIVFSYVRIVSTILSISSTSGRSKAFSTCSSHLTTVILFYGSGFLSYLLPTSGSHLAMMLSLQYSVVTPMLNPLVYSLQNKEVKAAMGRMFRKYFHSLM